One Nitrospina watsonii DNA segment encodes these proteins:
- a CDS encoding LOG family protein, with translation MPNAHYNVGNAKAEELIAQLQEFCTDPSLRDLFREMITTLVKVGLEHQDRGDYKLMNTTLKELRHAFRVFEDYRDFRKAVIFGSARTAPTDPNYLMARDFAEQLADRGMMIITGAGGGIMEAANAGAGPDRSFGINIDLPFEQRANPHIHGDPKLMSFKYFFTRKLCFIKESDATVLFPGGLGTLDEGFENLTLFQTGKTEPRPIVLADAEDDTYWQRWEAYVHNELLDNGYISEMDLNLFKIVKSVDDGVEYILDYYSVYHSLRYVHDVTVLRFIKPIPDSLVKDLNRNYRDILLRGDIEASGPLPEEVSNHEAPNLPRLTLHFNKHFFGRLNEMILHINRELKG, from the coding sequence ATGCCCAACGCCCATTATAACGTAGGAAACGCCAAAGCCGAGGAGTTGATTGCCCAACTGCAGGAATTTTGCACCGATCCCAGCCTGCGCGACCTGTTCCGCGAAATGATCACCACCCTGGTCAAAGTCGGATTGGAACATCAGGACCGGGGCGATTACAAACTCATGAATACCACATTAAAGGAGTTGCGTCACGCCTTTCGGGTGTTCGAGGACTACCGCGATTTCCGCAAGGCGGTGATTTTCGGCTCCGCCCGCACCGCACCGACCGATCCCAACTACCTGATGGCGCGGGACTTCGCCGAACAACTGGCGGACCGGGGCATGATGATCATCACCGGTGCCGGGGGCGGCATCATGGAAGCGGCCAACGCCGGGGCCGGACCCGACCGCAGTTTCGGCATCAACATCGACCTGCCCTTCGAACAGCGCGCCAACCCGCACATCCACGGCGATCCCAAATTGATGTCGTTCAAATACTTCTTCACGCGCAAACTGTGCTTCATCAAGGAATCCGACGCCACCGTGCTGTTTCCCGGCGGACTCGGCACCCTCGATGAAGGCTTCGAAAATCTGACTCTGTTCCAGACCGGAAAAACCGAACCCCGCCCCATCGTGCTGGCCGATGCGGAAGACGACACCTACTGGCAACGATGGGAAGCCTACGTGCACAACGAACTCCTGGACAACGGCTACATCTCGGAAATGGACCTCAACCTGTTCAAGATCGTCAAGTCCGTCGATGACGGTGTCGAATACATCCTCGATTATTACAGCGTGTACCATTCGCTGCGCTATGTGCACGATGTCACCGTGCTGCGTTTCATCAAACCCATCCCCGATTCGCTGGTCAAAGACCTCAACCGCAACTACCGCGACATCCTGCTGCGTGGAGACATCGAGGCCTCCGGCCCCCTGCCGGAAGAGGTGAGCAATCACGAAGCGCCGAACCTGCCGCGGCTGACCCTGCACTTCAACAAGCATTTCTTCGGCCGCCTCAACGAAATGATCCTGCACATCAACCGCGAATTGAAAGGCTGA
- the prfB gene encoding peptide chain release factor 2 (programmed frameshift), giving the protein MIDELKKQHREQVKRIERIRGFFDVDAKVKEIEDLDQKTTASNFWNDNEAAQKTLQRRSSLQRSVKVYQDLIQQSDDLEAMLSLMEEEGDASMESEGETLVKDLETALSEAELKAMLSAENDGNNAILNINSGAGGTESQDWAQMLLRMYLRWADRNGYKTEVLDMQYGEEAGIKSATVNVVGDYAYGYLKAEIGVHRLVRISPYDANKRRHTSFASVFVFPEVAEDIDVEVKDDDLKIDVYRASGPGGQGVNTTDSAVRITHMPTGIVVQCQNERSQHKNKASAMKVLKSRLYEMEIEKQEEEKRNLEKDKKRIEWGSQIRSYVLHPYQLAKDLRTQVEMGDVASVLDGDLNRFIEAYLMKENVSA; this is encoded by the exons ATGATCGACGAATTGAAGAAACAGCATCGTGAACAGGTCAAACGGATCGAACGGATCAGG GGTTTCTTTGACGTCGATGCCAAGGTAAAGGAAATCGAAGACCTCGACCAGAAAACCACGGCTTCCAACTTCTGGAACGACAACGAAGCGGCACAGAAAACCCTGCAACGGCGATCTTCCCTGCAACGTTCGGTCAAGGTGTATCAGGATCTGATCCAGCAAAGTGACGACCTGGAAGCCATGCTGAGCCTGATGGAAGAAGAAGGCGACGCGTCCATGGAAAGCGAGGGCGAAACCCTGGTGAAGGATTTGGAGACGGCGCTCAGCGAAGCCGAACTCAAGGCCATGTTGTCGGCGGAAAACGACGGCAACAACGCCATCCTCAATATCAATTCCGGCGCCGGCGGCACCGAGTCGCAGGACTGGGCACAGATGCTGCTGCGCATGTACCTGCGCTGGGCCGACCGCAACGGGTACAAGACCGAAGTGCTCGACATGCAGTACGGCGAGGAAGCGGGCATCAAAAGCGCCACCGTCAACGTGGTCGGCGACTACGCCTACGGCTACCTGAAAGCCGAGATCGGCGTGCACCGGCTGGTGCGCATTTCGCCTTACGACGCCAACAAGCGCCGCCACACCTCGTTCGCCTCGGTGTTCGTGTTTCCGGAAGTGGCGGAAGACATCGACGTCGAGGTGAAGGACGACGACCTCAAGATCGACGTGTACCGCGCGTCGGGACCCGGCGGGCAGGGCGTCAACACCACGGACTCGGCGGTGCGCATCACCCACATGCCGACGGGCATCGTGGTGCAGTGTCAGAACGAACGCTCGCAGCACAAGAACAAGGCGTCGGCGATGAAGGTATTGAAGTCGCGACTGTATGAGATGGAGATCGAAAAGCAGGAAGAGGAAAAACGCAACCTCGAAAAAGACAAAAAGAGAATCGAGTGGGGCAGCCAGATCCGCTCCTACGTGCTGCATCCGTACCAGCTGGCCAAGGACCTGCGCACGCAGGTCGAGATGGGCGACGTGGCCTCGGTGCTGGACGGCGACCTCAACCGCTTCATCGAAGCCTATCTCATGAAAGAAAATGTTTCGGCGTGA
- a CDS encoding spermidine synthase encodes MKDDLKVLAHARSRFNDIFVIQSGTLREMWFKGNGEFFLQSRIDMDRPHDLALVYSRLTMAGLLFRAPPKRVLVLGLGGGVLPAALVRWFPGTAVDVVEIDDKVTRLCRRFFHSLDGDRVTVHSEDGRCYLDRVRGRVHYDLVLLDAFKSGSIPFHLKTVEFYQGIRTVMAPDGVMATNLYGPSNVHKASDWKTLTSVFEHLYFFEDEEGRATVAVCTAQTGRMDAATLRQRAAAYPKPQGMDLDLMALADRQVEPVFSQPSARVFVDSIQAGDLQRIIDNNNRLDPVGKIPYTLSSAH; translated from the coding sequence TTGAAAGACGATTTAAAAGTCCTGGCGCACGCCCGCAGCCGTTTCAACGACATTTTCGTCATTCAAAGCGGCACCCTGCGGGAGATGTGGTTCAAGGGCAACGGTGAGTTTTTCCTGCAAAGCCGCATCGATATGGACCGCCCCCACGACCTGGCGCTGGTGTACTCGCGCTTGACGATGGCGGGGCTGTTGTTCCGGGCACCGCCGAAACGGGTGCTGGTTCTGGGGCTGGGCGGTGGCGTGCTGCCGGCGGCGCTGGTGCGCTGGTTTCCCGGCACCGCGGTGGATGTGGTGGAGATCGACGACAAGGTCACGCGCCTGTGCCGGCGGTTTTTCCATTCTCTGGATGGGGACCGGGTGACGGTGCACAGCGAAGACGGGCGGTGTTATCTCGATCGCGTGCGGGGGCGGGTGCATTATGACCTGGTGTTGCTCGACGCGTTCAAAAGCGGGTCCATTCCGTTTCACCTGAAAACCGTCGAGTTTTACCAGGGCATCCGCACGGTGATGGCGCCGGACGGCGTGATGGCGACCAATCTCTACGGACCGAGCAACGTGCACAAGGCATCCGACTGGAAAACCTTGACCTCGGTGTTCGAACACCTGTATTTTTTTGAAGATGAAGAGGGCCGGGCGACGGTCGCCGTCTGCACCGCGCAGACGGGGCGCATGGATGCCGCGACCCTGCGCCAACGCGCGGCAGCTTATCCCAAACCGCAGGGCATGGACCTCGATCTCATGGCGCTGGCCGATCGGCAGGTCGAGCCCGTTTTCTCCCAGCCCTCGGCCCGGGTGTTTGTGGACTCGATCCAGGCCGGGGACCTGCAACGCATCATCGACAACAACAACCGGCTCGATCCCGTCGGCAAAATCCCGTACACCCTCAGCAGCGCGCATTGA
- a CDS encoding carotenoid biosynthesis protein, with translation MEFLNLLIGTVLLRPYVFVFLAIYLTLAVWHLGAKRAVLFTVIAYGIAFLSEYSSTRNGFPYGYYSYIDTTRGQELWIANVPFMDSLSYSFLTYVAYTMALFLWAPLKRNGWDIRFGDTSKVRHSMKVVLSGAILFMLMDVVIDPIAFRGDRWFLGKIYTYQEEGEYFNIPLTNFGGWMITGAAILFTFTRVNRWLERRPGFRDAGQREVPYQALLGPALYFGVLLFNLAVTFYIGEMMLGLCGTVLTLAVLAVLVARVRRPGWFPVKRSPVIGE, from the coding sequence ATGGAATTTCTGAATCTGCTGATCGGGACGGTCCTGCTCCGCCCCTACGTTTTCGTTTTCCTCGCCATTTACCTCACGCTCGCCGTCTGGCACCTGGGCGCGAAGCGCGCGGTGTTGTTTACGGTGATCGCCTACGGCATCGCTTTTCTCTCCGAATACTCCTCGACGCGCAACGGGTTTCCTTACGGCTACTACAGCTACATCGACACCACCCGCGGCCAGGAGTTGTGGATCGCCAACGTGCCCTTCATGGATTCGTTGTCGTATTCGTTCCTGACCTACGTCGCCTACACCATGGCGCTGTTTCTGTGGGCGCCCTTGAAACGCAACGGCTGGGACATCCGTTTCGGCGACACCTCGAAAGTCCGTCATTCCATGAAGGTGGTGCTCAGCGGAGCCATCCTGTTCATGCTGATGGATGTGGTGATCGATCCCATCGCCTTCCGCGGCGACCGCTGGTTCCTCGGCAAGATTTACACGTATCAGGAAGAAGGCGAGTACTTCAACATTCCGTTGACCAATTTCGGCGGCTGGATGATCACCGGTGCGGCGATCCTCTTCACGTTCACACGCGTGAACCGCTGGCTGGAGAGGCGTCCGGGATTCCGCGATGCCGGCCAGCGCGAGGTGCCGTATCAGGCTTTGCTGGGACCGGCGTTGTACTTCGGCGTGTTGCTGTTCAACCTGGCGGTGACGTTTTACATCGGGGAAATGATGCTGGGATTGTGCGGTACGGTGCTGACGCTGGCGGTGCTGGCGGTGCTGGTAGCGCGGGTGCGGCGGCCCGGCTGGTTTCCGGTCAAGCGCTCACCGGTAATTGGTGAATGA
- a CDS encoding ribonuclease Z, which yields MKPILHPSLVNDPLGDPGLFVQFQYEKRALLFDLGDLHRMANVNLLKVTHVFVSHTHIDHFIGFDRLLRIAFGRGHTLRMFGPDNFIANVEGKLAGFTWNLVDRYEESIDIEVTEVHADHLKTATFRAIDRFRRSDETTRPYENRVIWQEPGFSVQASILEHRVPCLGFALKESVHLNINKDRLDALGFAPGPWLNRLKQHVLDGAPDDLPIEVPVGTRGHATPETRPLGELKRELVSLTEGQKIAYVVDTVYNPQNAERIVELIQDADVFYCESPFLAEDEERARDRCHLTSRQAGLLARAGQVRQLRTFHYSPRHTDAVEQLRQEAQDAFQGR from the coding sequence ATGAAACCGATTCTACATCCATCGCTGGTGAACGATCCGTTGGGCGATCCGGGTTTGTTCGTGCAGTTCCAGTACGAGAAGCGGGCGCTCCTGTTCGATCTCGGCGACCTGCACCGCATGGCCAACGTCAACCTGTTGAAGGTCACGCACGTGTTCGTCAGCCACACGCACATCGACCACTTCATCGGATTCGACCGGTTGCTGCGCATTGCTTTCGGCCGCGGCCACACGCTCAGGATGTTCGGTCCGGACAACTTCATCGCCAACGTCGAGGGCAAGCTTGCCGGGTTCACCTGGAACCTGGTGGACCGTTATGAGGAGTCGATCGACATCGAGGTGACGGAGGTGCACGCCGATCATTTGAAGACCGCGACCTTCCGCGCCATCGACCGCTTCCGGCGCAGTGACGAAACGACGCGGCCCTACGAAAACCGCGTCATCTGGCAGGAACCCGGCTTCAGCGTGCAGGCGTCGATTCTGGAACACCGTGTGCCCTGCCTCGGTTTTGCGCTGAAGGAATCGGTGCACCTCAACATCAACAAGGACCGGTTGGACGCGCTGGGCTTCGCGCCTGGCCCGTGGCTCAACCGGCTCAAGCAGCACGTGCTCGACGGTGCGCCGGACGATTTGCCGATCGAGGTGCCGGTGGGCACGCGTGGCCACGCCACGCCGGAGACGCGCCCGCTGGGCGAGTTGAAACGCGAACTGGTCAGCCTCACCGAAGGCCAGAAGATCGCCTACGTCGTCGATACCGTGTACAACCCGCAGAACGCGGAACGCATCGTCGAACTCATCCAGGACGCCGACGTGTTTTACTGCGAATCGCCGTTTCTCGCCGAAGACGAAGAGCGGGCGCGCGACCGCTGCCACCTCACCTCCCGTCAGGCGGGGCTGCTGGCCCGTGCCGGACAGGTGCGGCAACTCCGCACCTTCCATTACTCGCCGCGCCACACGGATGCGGTCGAGCAACTGCGCCAGGAAGCGCAGGACGCGTTTCAGGGGAGATGA
- a CDS encoding peptidylprolyl isomerase, translating into MFTKSALHLSGLLLLAALTLWPASASAQVADTHAPDSARMEINGRLVPPIVATVNGRTIPGTMLVNQVQMYKMFHQQQGHSVSPEQEAEYARQALDNLIGQELLFQKSKEWGIAVDDKTVRAEAKKIRDQFPSEEMFQHTLRLQGLNAELLHASIEKQLVEESVVRAKIAPKVDVPEDTVKTFYEQNLEQFMQPPRWEFSHIFAAAVKQDAPEDPAMQERFHKLQNMVETDARAKINKALAALKTGKAFEDVAGEYSEHEETAKNGGKWGTMARHEMPDEIYQAVSKLKPGETSGIVRSEYGFHILRLDNALPEEAMPLDQVKSDLLNHLLKEEVEKEKDKLVAGLRDDADIEVFF; encoded by the coding sequence ATGTTTACAAAATCTGCCCTGCATCTTTCTGGTTTGCTCCTGCTGGCAGCGCTGACGCTGTGGCCCGCCTCCGCGTCCGCGCAGGTGGCCGACACGCATGCGCCGGACAGCGCCCGCATGGAAATCAACGGACGGCTAGTGCCGCCCATCGTCGCCACGGTCAACGGCCGCACCATTCCCGGCACCATGCTGGTCAACCAGGTGCAGATGTACAAGATGTTTCATCAGCAGCAGGGCCATTCGGTCAGCCCCGAACAGGAAGCCGAATACGCCCGGCAGGCGCTCGACAATCTGATCGGGCAGGAACTGCTGTTCCAGAAATCGAAAGAGTGGGGCATCGCGGTCGATGACAAAACCGTGCGCGCTGAGGCCAAGAAAATCCGCGACCAGTTTCCTTCGGAGGAAATGTTTCAGCACACCCTCCGCCTGCAAGGGTTGAACGCGGAACTGCTGCACGCCAGCATCGAAAAACAACTGGTGGAGGAAAGCGTCGTCCGCGCCAAAATCGCCCCCAAGGTCGATGTGCCGGAAGACACGGTGAAGACGTTTTATGAACAGAATCTCGAACAGTTCATGCAGCCGCCGCGCTGGGAGTTTTCGCACATCTTCGCGGCCGCCGTCAAACAGGACGCGCCGGAAGACCCGGCGATGCAGGAACGCTTCCACAAACTGCAAAACATGGTCGAAACCGACGCCCGTGCAAAAATCAACAAGGCCCTGGCCGCACTGAAAACGGGCAAGGCGTTCGAGGACGTGGCCGGGGAATATTCCGAGCACGAGGAAACCGCCAAAAACGGCGGCAAATGGGGTACCATGGCGCGTCATGAAATGCCGGATGAAATTTACCAGGCCGTTTCCAAACTGAAGCCCGGCGAAACATCGGGCATCGTACGCAGCGAATATGGATTCCACATCCTGCGACTCGACAATGCCTTGCCGGAAGAAGCGATGCCGCTGGACCAGGTGAAGTCCGATCTGCTGAACCATCTGCTGAAAGAGGAAGTGGAAAAGGAAAAAGACAAGCTGGTGGCCGGGTTGCGCGACGATGCGGACATCGAGGTGTTCTTTTAA
- the hpnA gene encoding hopanoid-associated sugar epimerase: protein MKTLVTGTTGFLGSAVARELLVSGRAVRVLVRRGSDLRNLQGLDVEVVHGDLRDPESLARALDKCDALYHAAAYYSLWSRDRKMMYDINVAGTRNILHAAQQAGLERVVYTSTVGCIGLSSNGGSGTETTPFNPATLCNDYKRSKYEAEQVALEFANNGLPLVIVNPSAPVGPRDIKPTPTGKVIQDFLNGNMPAYLDTGLNLIDVRDCARGHLLAEERGTPGERYILGNRNMSLKEILDTLSNITGIPAPKVQMPYWVAYSAGWVCDAVSDYITHKPPAVPLGGVKMAKYHMYFDASKAVQELGLPQNPVEQALSDAVHWMREHGLAR from the coding sequence ATGAAAACTTTGGTGACAGGCACGACGGGATTTCTGGGATCGGCGGTGGCGCGCGAGTTGCTCGTCTCCGGCCGCGCCGTGCGCGTCCTGGTGCGTCGCGGATCGGACCTGCGGAATCTGCAAGGGCTCGACGTCGAAGTCGTGCACGGCGACCTGCGCGATCCGGAATCGCTCGCGCGGGCGCTCGACAAATGCGACGCGCTGTACCACGCCGCCGCCTATTACAGCCTGTGGAGCCGCGACCGCAAGATGATGTACGACATCAACGTCGCCGGCACCCGCAACATATTGCACGCCGCGCAGCAGGCCGGCCTCGAACGCGTGGTGTACACCAGCACCGTCGGCTGCATCGGCCTCAGCAGCAACGGCGGCAGCGGTACCGAGACCACGCCGTTCAATCCCGCCACCTTGTGCAACGATTACAAACGCTCGAAGTACGAGGCGGAACAGGTGGCGCTGGAGTTTGCAAACAACGGACTGCCGCTGGTCATCGTCAACCCGAGTGCGCCGGTGGGACCGCGCGACATCAAACCGACGCCGACGGGCAAGGTGATCCAGGATTTTCTGAACGGCAACATGCCGGCCTACCTCGACACCGGACTCAACCTGATCGACGTGCGCGACTGCGCCCGCGGCCACCTGCTGGCGGAGGAACGCGGCACGCCGGGCGAGCGTTACATCCTCGGCAACCGCAACATGTCGCTCAAGGAAATCCTCGACACGCTGTCGAACATCACCGGCATTCCCGCGCCGAAAGTACAGATGCCCTACTGGGTGGCGTATTCGGCGGGGTGGGTGTGCGATGCGGTGTCGGATTACATCACGCACAAGCCGCCGGCGGTGCCGCTGGGCGGCGTCAAGATGGCGAAGTACCACATGTACTTCGATGCGTCCAAGGCGGTCCAGGAACTGGGACTGCCGCAAAACCCGGTGGAACAGGCGTTGTCCGATGCCGTCCACTGGATGCGCGAACACGGGCTGGCACGCTGA
- the pckA gene encoding phosphoenolpyruvate carboxykinase (ATP), with translation MPQQKVLKHKVGLEHHGIRNVKQSFWNLSTPELYEHIIRNQEGQLSHLGPVVVTTGEHTGRSPNDRFIVQEPSSQENVWWGKVNEPFSMDKFDALYERVLAYLQGKNVYVQDCMAGSDPNYQLHTRVITEYAWQSLFARNMFIQIKEREKLENHSPAFTIIAVPNFKAVPKIDGTNSETFIIIDFSKQLILIGGTHYAGEIKKSVFSVLNYLLPFRHQVLSMHCSANMDEKGDTAIFFGLSGTGKTTLSTDPHRKLIGDDEHGWSQDGVFNFEGGCYAKAIRLNPEAEPDIHECTRRFGTILENVAMDSTTRRLDLDDASLTENTRAAYPLTHIAHTVPDRRGGHPKNVIMLTCDAYGIMPPVAKLTPEQAMYHFISGYTAKVAGTERGMSREPTAVFSTCFGAPFMVLHPSVYANLLGQRIADHHVNCWLVNTGWTGGPYGVGNRLSIAYTRAMINAILDGKLHNVETKPDPIFGIHVPTSCPEVPAEVLNPRNTWKNPKAYDEKARDLATQFIENFKEYENAVSREILEGGPRLPTGKKASIKKIK, from the coding sequence ATGCCGCAGCAGAAAGTATTGAAACATAAAGTCGGATTGGAGCATCACGGAATCCGCAACGTCAAGCAAAGCTTCTGGAACCTGAGCACGCCGGAGCTGTACGAGCACATCATCCGCAATCAGGAAGGCCAGTTGTCCCACCTCGGCCCGGTGGTGGTGACCACCGGCGAGCACACCGGCCGTTCGCCCAACGACCGTTTCATCGTGCAGGAACCCTCCAGCCAGGAAAACGTCTGGTGGGGCAAGGTCAACGAGCCGTTTTCGATGGACAAGTTCGACGCCCTCTACGAACGCGTTCTCGCTTATTTGCAGGGCAAAAACGTGTACGTTCAGGATTGCATGGCCGGGTCGGACCCGAACTACCAGTTGCACACCCGCGTCATCACCGAGTACGCCTGGCAGAGCCTGTTCGCGCGCAACATGTTCATCCAGATCAAGGAGCGCGAAAAGCTGGAAAATCACAGCCCGGCCTTCACCATCATTGCCGTGCCCAATTTCAAGGCCGTGCCCAAGATCGACGGCACCAACTCCGAGACCTTCATCATCATCGATTTCAGCAAGCAGCTCATTCTCATCGGCGGCACGCATTATGCGGGCGAGATCAAAAAATCGGTCTTCTCGGTGCTCAACTACCTGTTGCCGTTCCGGCACCAGGTGCTGTCGATGCACTGCTCCGCCAACATGGATGAGAAAGGCGATACGGCCATCTTCTTCGGCCTGTCCGGTACCGGCAAAACGACGCTGTCCACCGATCCGCACCGAAAACTGATCGGCGACGACGAGCACGGCTGGAGCCAGGACGGGGTGTTCAACTTCGAGGGCGGCTGTTACGCCAAAGCCATCCGCCTGAATCCGGAAGCGGAGCCTGACATCCACGAATGCACGCGGCGCTTCGGCACCATTCTCGAAAACGTGGCCATGGACTCGACCACCCGGCGGCTGGACCTCGACGACGCCAGCCTGACGGAAAACACGCGGGCGGCGTATCCGTTGACGCACATCGCCCACACCGTGCCCGACCGGCGCGGCGGCCATCCGAAGAACGTCATCATGCTGACCTGCGATGCCTACGGCATCATGCCGCCGGTCGCCAAGCTGACGCCGGAGCAGGCCATGTATCATTTCATTTCCGGTTACACGGCGAAGGTTGCGGGCACCGAGCGCGGCATGAGCCGCGAGCCCACCGCCGTGTTCAGCACCTGTTTCGGCGCGCCGTTCATGGTGCTCCACCCGTCGGTGTACGCCAACCTGCTGGGCCAGCGCATCGCCGACCACCATGTCAACTGCTGGCTGGTCAACACCGGCTGGACCGGCGGACCTTACGGCGTCGGCAACCGCTTGTCGATCGCTTACACCCGCGCCATGATCAATGCCATCCTCGACGGTAAGCTGCACAACGTGGAGACCAAACCGGACCCGATCTTCGGCATTCATGTGCCGACGTCCTGCCCGGAGGTGCCGGCGGAGGTGCTGAACCCGCGCAACACCTGGAAGAATCCGAAGGCTTACGATGAAAAGGCGCGCGACCTGGCGACCCAGTTCATCGAAAACTTCAAGGAGTACGAAAACGCGGTCAGCCGCGAAATCCTGGAAGGCGGACCGCGTCTGCCTACCGGCAAGAAAGCGTCGATCAAGAAGATCAAGTAA
- a CDS encoding YajQ family cyclic di-GMP-binding protein → MAKSCSFDIVSEVDLSEVRNAVNQAMMEIRQRFDFKNSKSNIELEEKDNQLVLVSDDEIKLKAVIDILQGKLIKRKVPIKALDYRKVEAASGDTVRQIIGLQQGIPQDKGKEIVKFIKGLKVKVQGQVMDDQVRVTGKNRDDLQAVIAELKDQDFDIAMSFTNYR, encoded by the coding sequence ATGGCAAAATCCTGTTCGTTTGACATTGTGTCCGAAGTGGACCTCAGTGAAGTGCGTAACGCCGTCAACCAGGCGATGATGGAGATCCGCCAGCGTTTCGATTTCAAAAACAGCAAGAGCAACATCGAGCTGGAGGAGAAGGACAACCAACTGGTGCTGGTCTCCGACGACGAGATCAAACTGAAAGCCGTCATCGACATCCTGCAAGGCAAACTGATCAAGCGCAAGGTGCCGATCAAGGCTCTCGATTACCGCAAGGTGGAAGCGGCATCGGGCGACACGGTGCGGCAGATCATCGGCCTGCAACAGGGCATCCCGCAGGACAAGGGCAAGGAGATCGTCAAGTTCATCAAAGGACTCAAGGTCAAGGTGCAGGGGCAGGTGATGGACGATCAGGTGCGCGTCACCGGCAAGAACCGCGACGATCTGCAAGCGGTGATCGCCGAGTTGAAGGACCAGGATTTCGACATCGCCATGTCATTCACCAATTACCGGTGA
- a CDS encoding cyclic nucleotide-binding domain-containing protein encodes MKTKQYMRQGQILFREGSPSDFIFIVEKGEFEVSRRNGDGRVEIIDVLRADDIFGELGVIESRPRSATIRALNDAVVTIISKEEMMKTIRNNPKALMIILKTLAQRVRMAASRKKRVYRASSKHDLVSQAV; translated from the coding sequence ATGAAAACCAAACAATACATGAGACAAGGACAGATTCTGTTCCGCGAAGGCAGCCCCAGCGATTTCATCTTCATCGTCGAAAAGGGCGAGTTCGAAGTGTCGCGACGCAATGGCGACGGTCGTGTGGAAATCATCGACGTACTGCGCGCCGACGACATTTTCGGCGAGCTGGGCGTCATTGAAAGCCGTCCCCGTTCGGCCACCATCCGGGCGCTGAACGATGCCGTGGTCACCATCATCTCCAAGGAAGAAATGATGAAGACCATACGCAACAATCCGAAGGCGCTAATGATCATTCTGAAAACGCTGGCCCAGCGCGTGCGCATGGCTGCCAGCCGGAAGAAGAGAGTGTATCGCGCCTCTTCCAAACACGACTTGGTCTCTCAAGCAGTTTGA
- a CDS encoding glycosyltransferase family 4 protein, with protein sequence MVSTHGTLLPGSHRPGSTRAGFPPRLHDLLSLKTAIKRADAVVVGSKAEFDEARQYGIAQSKLHIIPPGIDVVHPPPARPSPHSGLRLLYVGALHPDRRLELILRAARNLTVPFHIDIAEWGGELAGADAYVETLKKLGKVLGLEESLTLHRANHREDIDRLYKTADVFVYPVGHEPLGQPLLEAAAYGLPIVSTPAGLTQDLVIPGETGFVVPADPDTLCDRIMKLSAADTRQAFRDRIRAQVRDHFGWSPITERTLHLYQSLLR encoded by the coding sequence GTGGTGAGCACCCACGGCACGCTGCTGCCGGGGTCGCACCGTCCGGGCTCGACCCGCGCCGGGTTTCCGCCGCGCCTGCATGACCTGTTGAGTTTGAAGACCGCCATCAAACGCGCCGATGCGGTGGTGGTGGGATCGAAAGCGGAATTCGACGAGGCCCGGCAATACGGCATCGCCCAGTCAAAGCTGCACATCATTCCGCCCGGCATCGACGTGGTGCACCCGCCACCGGCGCGCCCGTCCCCGCATTCCGGCCTGCGCCTGCTGTACGTGGGGGCGTTGCACCCGGACCGGCGGCTGGAATTGATCCTGCGCGCGGCGCGCAACCTGACAGTGCCGTTCCACATCGACATCGCCGAATGGGGAGGGGAACTGGCGGGCGCCGACGCTTACGTCGAGACCCTCAAAAAACTGGGCAAGGTGTTGGGACTCGAGGAGAGCCTGACCCTGCACCGCGCCAACCATCGCGAAGACATCGACCGCCTGTACAAAACCGCCGACGTCTTCGTCTATCCCGTCGGCCACGAACCGCTCGGCCAACCCTTGCTGGAAGCGGCGGCTTACGGACTGCCCATCGTCTCCACCCCGGCGGGACTGACGCAGGACCTGGTGATCCCGGGGGAAACGGGATTCGTGGTGCCCGCCGACCCGGACACGCTGTGCGACCGCATCATGAAACTGAGCGCCGCCGACACACGGCAGGCGTTCCGCGATCGCATCCGCGCGCAGGTGCGCGATCACTTCGGCTGGAGCCCCATCACCGAACGCACCCTGCACCTGTACCAGTCGCTGTTGCGATAA